The Elaeis guineensis isolate ETL-2024a chromosome 14, EG11, whole genome shotgun sequence genome has a segment encoding these proteins:
- the LOC105057303 gene encoding uncharacterized protein isoform X1, with amino-acid sequence MQSGSEPEPTETYMMPGVGQNPHIAFVPAGGVDYLGNEVAPEYIFDQGLNYPAANNYGYYCTGFELPGEWGDHHRIFALDGQDLHYSGMQTDSLPSVDNPPRYGYAQTPHNQDNPYMPGSVVGIDGPFVGSQQYFSSPCQIPVSSPAYVPVLVHPTSYFVPGRSADPLLFSTGASIASRPVNAGAKSSPLQASISAAVSSQTAASGSLAPASEPYQLSHWNRTTKKPLEGPQLNIPQSNQPLWQDSMMRGIACTTNQGGPSSGLMQGTDRFSHGVALVTGPIKVTASNDFTNAGPTVRGCASVDTYGPRFHFNGVANYESGSPNVSVEQNKGPRINRSKGQWMSAGSDGAEPSKVSSSTAQGNIMINADQYNRNDFTVDPPDAKFFVIKSYSEDDVHKSIKYNVWSSTPNGNKRLDGAYEDAQRISVGKPGKCPVFLFFSVNASGQFCGVAEMIGPVDFKRDMDFWQQDKWSGSLPVRWHIIKDVPNTSFRHILLENNENKPVTNSRDTQEVPYNSGMNMLNIFNSSPLKMSILDDFMFYEEQQKVMHEKKHRHLGRSFSGSPYVPLFVPASKAAGTGEHFLKAGEKQSVTDQSSKVVDEDPGSAAGQPSTANERQTDGVVNRPPNGKQLGIGIDQLRQAVGKQSSKANGRCLSDASNQHLEAGRTQPCSAVGQPSKSDEERLNTTDDQHANVDGRQLSVAADQPPKADRRKKSCTVRLPPKEDAARREVDQLSPADGSTKTKDAKSSGKLGPGSGWLAAKLRSSKSSHDITGAKPDEAGDTKGVNPVLKIGFLSTDPSKGDSRSSRVVAAEATLTDVVKVGSVQIKVKGFGELSSRLTSVGTVPIEPKGLKVNMQVSIADGHPPNK; translated from the exons ATGCAGTCTGGTTCTGAACCTGAACCTACAGAGACATATATG ATGCCTGGTGTTGGTCAGAACCCCCATATAGCATTTGTTCCAGCTGGTGGGGTTGATTATTTGGGTAATGAAGTGGCACCAGAATatatttttgatcagggtttaaaCTATCCAGCTGCCAACAATTATGGATATTATTGTACAG GATTTGAGCTGCCTGGTGAATGGGGTGACCACCATAGGATTTTTGCATTAGATGGTCAGGATCTCCATTACTCG GGTATGCAAACTGACAGTTTGCCATCTGTAGATAATCCACCTCGCTATGGATATGCACAGACACCTCACAATCAAGACAATCCTTACATGCCTGGATCTGTCGTAGGAATTGATGGCCCATTTGTGGGAAGCCAGCAGTATTTCAGCAGTCCATGCCAGATTCCTGTTTCTTCACCTGCTTATGTTCCGGTCCTTGTTCACCCTACTTCATATTTTGTGCCTGGTAGGTCTGCAGACCCTTTGTTATTCAGCACTGGTGCATCAATTGCTAGCAGACCTGTTAATGCCGGCGCAAAATCTTCACCTCTGCAAGCATCTATCAGTGCAGCTGTCTCTTCTCAAACAGCTGCCTCAGGGAGTCTAGCACCAGCATCTGAGCCTTACCAGCTGTCGCATTGGAATCGAACAACAAAGAAACCATTGGAAGGGCCACAACTTAATATACCACAAAGTAATCAGCCTTTATGGCAGGACTCCATGATGCGCGGTATTGCCTGTACTACAAATCAG GGTGGTCCTTCTTCTGGTTTGATGCAAGGAACAGATCGCTTCTCACATGGAGTTGCTCTTGTTACTGGTCCCATCAAAGTTACTGCATCTAATGACTTCACAAATGCTGGACCCACTGTTCGTGGATGTGCCTCTGTGGATACATATGGACCAAGGTTCCATTTTAATGGGGTTGCAAACTATGAAAGTGGAAGCCCAAATGTATCGGTTGAGCAAAATAAGGGTCCTAGGATAAACAGGTCAAAAGGTCAGTGGATGTCAGCCGGTTCTGATGGAGCTGAACCAAGTAAAGTAAGTAGCAGTACTGCACAAGGAAACATCATGATTAATGCTGACCAATATAATAGGAATGACTTCACAGTTGATCCTCCCGATGCCAAGTTTTTTGTCATAAAATCTTATAGTGAAGATGACGTGCACAAGAGCATCAAGTATAATGTGTGGTCAAGCACTCCTAATGGAAACAAGAGGTTGGATGGTGCATATGAAGATGCACAGAGAATATCTGTCGGAAAGCCAGGAAAATGTCctgtctttctcttcttttct GTTAATGCAAGTGGACAGTTTTGTGGTGTTGCTGAGATGATTGGACCTGTTGATTTCAAGAGGGACATGGATTTCTGGCAGCAAGATAAGTGGTCTGGGAGCCTGCCTGTGAGATGGCACATCATAAAGGATGTGCCAAACACTAGCTTTCGTCACATTCTTCTAGAGAACAATGAAAACAAGCCTGTAACTAATAGCAGAGATACCCAGGAG GTACCATATAACTCAGGCATGAATATGCTAAATATATTTAATAGTAGCCCTCTAAAGATGTCGATACTTGATGACTTTATGTTTTATGAGGAGCAACAGAAGGTGATGCATGAGAAAAAACACAGGCATCTTGGAAGAAGCTTCAGTGGTTCTCCTTATGTGCCTCTATTTGTTCCTGCAAGCAAAGCAGCTGGTACGGGTGAGCACTTCCTGAAAGCAGGTGAAAAGCAATCAGTTACAGATCAGTCTTCAAAAGTAGTCGATGAAGACCCTGGCAGCGCAGCTGGTCAGCCTTCAACAGCTAATGAGAGACAAACTGATGGTGTAGTTAATCGTCCTCCAAATGGAAAACAGCTAGGTATTGGAATCGATCAGCTTCGTCAAGCAGTTGGAAAACAGTCTTCGAAAGCCAATGGAAGATGTCTGAGCGATGCCTCCAATCAACATCTGGAGGCAGGCAGAACACAACCATGCAGTGCTGTTGGTCAGCcttcaaaatctgatgaagaacgATTGAATACTACTGATGATCAACATGCGAATGTAGATGGAAGGCAATTAAGTGTTGCAGCTGATCAACCTCCAAAAGCTGATAGAAGAAAGAAAAGCTGTACAGTTCGTCTGCCTCCCAAGGAAGATGCGGCAAGGAGAGAAGTTGATCAGCTTTCACCAGCAGATGGTTCTACAAAGACCAAGGATGCTAAGAGTTCAGGTAAGTTAGGTCCTGGTAGCGGATGGTTAGCAGCAAAGCTGCGTTCCTCCAAATCATCTCATGACATCACCGGTGCTAAGCCTGATGAAGCAGGAGATACAAAGGGTGTGAATCCTGTATTGAAGATTGGGTTCCTCTCTACTGATCCAAGTAAAGGTGATTCTAGAAGCTCTAGGGTGGTGGCAGCCGAGGCCACTCTAACCGATGTCGTCAAAGTTGGTTCAGTGCAAATCAAGGTGAAGGGTTTTGGTGAATTGTCGTCCAGGCTTACAAGCGTAGGGACTGTTCCTATTGAACCTAAAGGACTAAAAGTTAATATGCAGGTATCCATAGCTGACGGTCATCCGCCAAACAAATGA
- the LOC105057303 gene encoding uncharacterized protein isoform X3 — MQSGSEPEPTETYMMPGVGQNPHIAFVPAGGVDYLGNEVAPEYIFDQGLNYPAANNYGYYCTGFELPGEWGDHHRIFALDGQDLHYSGMQTDSLPSVDNPPRYGYAQTPHNQDNPYMPGSVVGIDGPFVGSQQYFSSPCQIPVSSPAYVPVLVHPTSYFVPAVSSQTAASGSLAPASEPYQLSHWNRTTKKPLEGPQLNIPQSNQPLWQDSMMRGIACTTNQGGPSSGLMQGTDRFSHGVALVTGPIKVTASNDFTNAGPTVRGCASVDTYGPRFHFNGVANYESGSPNVSVEQNKGPRINRSKGQWMSAGSDGAEPSKVSSSTAQGNIMINADQYNRNDFTVDPPDAKFFVIKSYSEDDVHKSIKYNVWSSTPNGNKRLDGAYEDAQRISVGKPGKCPVFLFFSVNASGQFCGVAEMIGPVDFKRDMDFWQQDKWSGSLPVRWHIIKDVPNTSFRHILLENNENKPVTNSRDTQEVPYNSGMNMLNIFNSSPLKMSILDDFMFYEEQQKVMHEKKHRHLGRSFSGSPYVPLFVPASKAAGTGEHFLKAGEKQSVTDQSSKVVDEDPGSAAGQPSTANERQTDGVVNRPPNGKQLGIGIDQLRQAVGKQSSKANGRCLSDASNQHLEAGRTQPCSAVGQPSKSDEERLNTTDDQHANVDGRQLSVAADQPPKADRRKKSCTVRLPPKEDAARREVDQLSPADGSTKTKDAKSSGKLGPGSGWLAAKLRSSKSSHDITGAKPDEAGDTKGVNPVLKIGFLSTDPSKGDSRSSRVVAAEATLTDVVKVGSVQIKVKGFGELSSRLTSVGTVPIEPKGLKVNMQVSIADGHPPNK; from the exons ATGCAGTCTGGTTCTGAACCTGAACCTACAGAGACATATATG ATGCCTGGTGTTGGTCAGAACCCCCATATAGCATTTGTTCCAGCTGGTGGGGTTGATTATTTGGGTAATGAAGTGGCACCAGAATatatttttgatcagggtttaaaCTATCCAGCTGCCAACAATTATGGATATTATTGTACAG GATTTGAGCTGCCTGGTGAATGGGGTGACCACCATAGGATTTTTGCATTAGATGGTCAGGATCTCCATTACTCG GGTATGCAAACTGACAGTTTGCCATCTGTAGATAATCCACCTCGCTATGGATATGCACAGACACCTCACAATCAAGACAATCCTTACATGCCTGGATCTGTCGTAGGAATTGATGGCCCATTTGTGGGAAGCCAGCAGTATTTCAGCAGTCCATGCCAGATTCCTGTTTCTTCACCTGCTTATGTTCCGGTCCTTGTTCACCCTACTTCATATTTTGTGCCTG CTGTCTCTTCTCAAACAGCTGCCTCAGGGAGTCTAGCACCAGCATCTGAGCCTTACCAGCTGTCGCATTGGAATCGAACAACAAAGAAACCATTGGAAGGGCCACAACTTAATATACCACAAAGTAATCAGCCTTTATGGCAGGACTCCATGATGCGCGGTATTGCCTGTACTACAAATCAG GGTGGTCCTTCTTCTGGTTTGATGCAAGGAACAGATCGCTTCTCACATGGAGTTGCTCTTGTTACTGGTCCCATCAAAGTTACTGCATCTAATGACTTCACAAATGCTGGACCCACTGTTCGTGGATGTGCCTCTGTGGATACATATGGACCAAGGTTCCATTTTAATGGGGTTGCAAACTATGAAAGTGGAAGCCCAAATGTATCGGTTGAGCAAAATAAGGGTCCTAGGATAAACAGGTCAAAAGGTCAGTGGATGTCAGCCGGTTCTGATGGAGCTGAACCAAGTAAAGTAAGTAGCAGTACTGCACAAGGAAACATCATGATTAATGCTGACCAATATAATAGGAATGACTTCACAGTTGATCCTCCCGATGCCAAGTTTTTTGTCATAAAATCTTATAGTGAAGATGACGTGCACAAGAGCATCAAGTATAATGTGTGGTCAAGCACTCCTAATGGAAACAAGAGGTTGGATGGTGCATATGAAGATGCACAGAGAATATCTGTCGGAAAGCCAGGAAAATGTCctgtctttctcttcttttct GTTAATGCAAGTGGACAGTTTTGTGGTGTTGCTGAGATGATTGGACCTGTTGATTTCAAGAGGGACATGGATTTCTGGCAGCAAGATAAGTGGTCTGGGAGCCTGCCTGTGAGATGGCACATCATAAAGGATGTGCCAAACACTAGCTTTCGTCACATTCTTCTAGAGAACAATGAAAACAAGCCTGTAACTAATAGCAGAGATACCCAGGAG GTACCATATAACTCAGGCATGAATATGCTAAATATATTTAATAGTAGCCCTCTAAAGATGTCGATACTTGATGACTTTATGTTTTATGAGGAGCAACAGAAGGTGATGCATGAGAAAAAACACAGGCATCTTGGAAGAAGCTTCAGTGGTTCTCCTTATGTGCCTCTATTTGTTCCTGCAAGCAAAGCAGCTGGTACGGGTGAGCACTTCCTGAAAGCAGGTGAAAAGCAATCAGTTACAGATCAGTCTTCAAAAGTAGTCGATGAAGACCCTGGCAGCGCAGCTGGTCAGCCTTCAACAGCTAATGAGAGACAAACTGATGGTGTAGTTAATCGTCCTCCAAATGGAAAACAGCTAGGTATTGGAATCGATCAGCTTCGTCAAGCAGTTGGAAAACAGTCTTCGAAAGCCAATGGAAGATGTCTGAGCGATGCCTCCAATCAACATCTGGAGGCAGGCAGAACACAACCATGCAGTGCTGTTGGTCAGCcttcaaaatctgatgaagaacgATTGAATACTACTGATGATCAACATGCGAATGTAGATGGAAGGCAATTAAGTGTTGCAGCTGATCAACCTCCAAAAGCTGATAGAAGAAAGAAAAGCTGTACAGTTCGTCTGCCTCCCAAGGAAGATGCGGCAAGGAGAGAAGTTGATCAGCTTTCACCAGCAGATGGTTCTACAAAGACCAAGGATGCTAAGAGTTCAGGTAAGTTAGGTCCTGGTAGCGGATGGTTAGCAGCAAAGCTGCGTTCCTCCAAATCATCTCATGACATCACCGGTGCTAAGCCTGATGAAGCAGGAGATACAAAGGGTGTGAATCCTGTATTGAAGATTGGGTTCCTCTCTACTGATCCAAGTAAAGGTGATTCTAGAAGCTCTAGGGTGGTGGCAGCCGAGGCCACTCTAACCGATGTCGTCAAAGTTGGTTCAGTGCAAATCAAGGTGAAGGGTTTTGGTGAATTGTCGTCCAGGCTTACAAGCGTAGGGACTGTTCCTATTGAACCTAAAGGACTAAAAGTTAATATGCAGGTATCCATAGCTGACGGTCATCCGCCAAACAAATGA
- the LOC105057303 gene encoding YTH domain-containing protein ECT4 isoform X2, which translates to MPGVGQNPHIAFVPAGGVDYLGNEVAPEYIFDQGLNYPAANNYGYYCTGFELPGEWGDHHRIFALDGQDLHYSGMQTDSLPSVDNPPRYGYAQTPHNQDNPYMPGSVVGIDGPFVGSQQYFSSPCQIPVSSPAYVPVLVHPTSYFVPGRSADPLLFSTGASIASRPVNAGAKSSPLQASISAAVSSQTAASGSLAPASEPYQLSHWNRTTKKPLEGPQLNIPQSNQPLWQDSMMRGIACTTNQGGPSSGLMQGTDRFSHGVALVTGPIKVTASNDFTNAGPTVRGCASVDTYGPRFHFNGVANYESGSPNVSVEQNKGPRINRSKGQWMSAGSDGAEPSKVSSSTAQGNIMINADQYNRNDFTVDPPDAKFFVIKSYSEDDVHKSIKYNVWSSTPNGNKRLDGAYEDAQRISVGKPGKCPVFLFFSVNASGQFCGVAEMIGPVDFKRDMDFWQQDKWSGSLPVRWHIIKDVPNTSFRHILLENNENKPVTNSRDTQEVPYNSGMNMLNIFNSSPLKMSILDDFMFYEEQQKVMHEKKHRHLGRSFSGSPYVPLFVPASKAAGTGEHFLKAGEKQSVTDQSSKVVDEDPGSAAGQPSTANERQTDGVVNRPPNGKQLGIGIDQLRQAVGKQSSKANGRCLSDASNQHLEAGRTQPCSAVGQPSKSDEERLNTTDDQHANVDGRQLSVAADQPPKADRRKKSCTVRLPPKEDAARREVDQLSPADGSTKTKDAKSSGKLGPGSGWLAAKLRSSKSSHDITGAKPDEAGDTKGVNPVLKIGFLSTDPSKGDSRSSRVVAAEATLTDVVKVGSVQIKVKGFGELSSRLTSVGTVPIEPKGLKVNMQVSIADGHPPNK; encoded by the exons ATGCCTGGTGTTGGTCAGAACCCCCATATAGCATTTGTTCCAGCTGGTGGGGTTGATTATTTGGGTAATGAAGTGGCACCAGAATatatttttgatcagggtttaaaCTATCCAGCTGCCAACAATTATGGATATTATTGTACAG GATTTGAGCTGCCTGGTGAATGGGGTGACCACCATAGGATTTTTGCATTAGATGGTCAGGATCTCCATTACTCG GGTATGCAAACTGACAGTTTGCCATCTGTAGATAATCCACCTCGCTATGGATATGCACAGACACCTCACAATCAAGACAATCCTTACATGCCTGGATCTGTCGTAGGAATTGATGGCCCATTTGTGGGAAGCCAGCAGTATTTCAGCAGTCCATGCCAGATTCCTGTTTCTTCACCTGCTTATGTTCCGGTCCTTGTTCACCCTACTTCATATTTTGTGCCTGGTAGGTCTGCAGACCCTTTGTTATTCAGCACTGGTGCATCAATTGCTAGCAGACCTGTTAATGCCGGCGCAAAATCTTCACCTCTGCAAGCATCTATCAGTGCAGCTGTCTCTTCTCAAACAGCTGCCTCAGGGAGTCTAGCACCAGCATCTGAGCCTTACCAGCTGTCGCATTGGAATCGAACAACAAAGAAACCATTGGAAGGGCCACAACTTAATATACCACAAAGTAATCAGCCTTTATGGCAGGACTCCATGATGCGCGGTATTGCCTGTACTACAAATCAG GGTGGTCCTTCTTCTGGTTTGATGCAAGGAACAGATCGCTTCTCACATGGAGTTGCTCTTGTTACTGGTCCCATCAAAGTTACTGCATCTAATGACTTCACAAATGCTGGACCCACTGTTCGTGGATGTGCCTCTGTGGATACATATGGACCAAGGTTCCATTTTAATGGGGTTGCAAACTATGAAAGTGGAAGCCCAAATGTATCGGTTGAGCAAAATAAGGGTCCTAGGATAAACAGGTCAAAAGGTCAGTGGATGTCAGCCGGTTCTGATGGAGCTGAACCAAGTAAAGTAAGTAGCAGTACTGCACAAGGAAACATCATGATTAATGCTGACCAATATAATAGGAATGACTTCACAGTTGATCCTCCCGATGCCAAGTTTTTTGTCATAAAATCTTATAGTGAAGATGACGTGCACAAGAGCATCAAGTATAATGTGTGGTCAAGCACTCCTAATGGAAACAAGAGGTTGGATGGTGCATATGAAGATGCACAGAGAATATCTGTCGGAAAGCCAGGAAAATGTCctgtctttctcttcttttct GTTAATGCAAGTGGACAGTTTTGTGGTGTTGCTGAGATGATTGGACCTGTTGATTTCAAGAGGGACATGGATTTCTGGCAGCAAGATAAGTGGTCTGGGAGCCTGCCTGTGAGATGGCACATCATAAAGGATGTGCCAAACACTAGCTTTCGTCACATTCTTCTAGAGAACAATGAAAACAAGCCTGTAACTAATAGCAGAGATACCCAGGAG GTACCATATAACTCAGGCATGAATATGCTAAATATATTTAATAGTAGCCCTCTAAAGATGTCGATACTTGATGACTTTATGTTTTATGAGGAGCAACAGAAGGTGATGCATGAGAAAAAACACAGGCATCTTGGAAGAAGCTTCAGTGGTTCTCCTTATGTGCCTCTATTTGTTCCTGCAAGCAAAGCAGCTGGTACGGGTGAGCACTTCCTGAAAGCAGGTGAAAAGCAATCAGTTACAGATCAGTCTTCAAAAGTAGTCGATGAAGACCCTGGCAGCGCAGCTGGTCAGCCTTCAACAGCTAATGAGAGACAAACTGATGGTGTAGTTAATCGTCCTCCAAATGGAAAACAGCTAGGTATTGGAATCGATCAGCTTCGTCAAGCAGTTGGAAAACAGTCTTCGAAAGCCAATGGAAGATGTCTGAGCGATGCCTCCAATCAACATCTGGAGGCAGGCAGAACACAACCATGCAGTGCTGTTGGTCAGCcttcaaaatctgatgaagaacgATTGAATACTACTGATGATCAACATGCGAATGTAGATGGAAGGCAATTAAGTGTTGCAGCTGATCAACCTCCAAAAGCTGATAGAAGAAAGAAAAGCTGTACAGTTCGTCTGCCTCCCAAGGAAGATGCGGCAAGGAGAGAAGTTGATCAGCTTTCACCAGCAGATGGTTCTACAAAGACCAAGGATGCTAAGAGTTCAGGTAAGTTAGGTCCTGGTAGCGGATGGTTAGCAGCAAAGCTGCGTTCCTCCAAATCATCTCATGACATCACCGGTGCTAAGCCTGATGAAGCAGGAGATACAAAGGGTGTGAATCCTGTATTGAAGATTGGGTTCCTCTCTACTGATCCAAGTAAAGGTGATTCTAGAAGCTCTAGGGTGGTGGCAGCCGAGGCCACTCTAACCGATGTCGTCAAAGTTGGTTCAGTGCAAATCAAGGTGAAGGGTTTTGGTGAATTGTCGTCCAGGCTTACAAGCGTAGGGACTGTTCCTATTGAACCTAAAGGACTAAAAGTTAATATGCAGGTATCCATAGCTGACGGTCATCCGCCAAACAAATGA
- the LOC105057303 gene encoding YTH domain-containing protein ECT4 isoform X4, protein MQTDSLPSVDNPPRYGYAQTPHNQDNPYMPGSVVGIDGPFVGSQQYFSSPCQIPVSSPAYVPVLVHPTSYFVPGRSADPLLFSTGASIASRPVNAGAKSSPLQASISAAVSSQTAASGSLAPASEPYQLSHWNRTTKKPLEGPQLNIPQSNQPLWQDSMMRGIACTTNQGGPSSGLMQGTDRFSHGVALVTGPIKVTASNDFTNAGPTVRGCASVDTYGPRFHFNGVANYESGSPNVSVEQNKGPRINRSKGQWMSAGSDGAEPSKVSSSTAQGNIMINADQYNRNDFTVDPPDAKFFVIKSYSEDDVHKSIKYNVWSSTPNGNKRLDGAYEDAQRISVGKPGKCPVFLFFSVNASGQFCGVAEMIGPVDFKRDMDFWQQDKWSGSLPVRWHIIKDVPNTSFRHILLENNENKPVTNSRDTQEVPYNSGMNMLNIFNSSPLKMSILDDFMFYEEQQKVMHEKKHRHLGRSFSGSPYVPLFVPASKAAGTGEHFLKAGEKQSVTDQSSKVVDEDPGSAAGQPSTANERQTDGVVNRPPNGKQLGIGIDQLRQAVGKQSSKANGRCLSDASNQHLEAGRTQPCSAVGQPSKSDEERLNTTDDQHANVDGRQLSVAADQPPKADRRKKSCTVRLPPKEDAARREVDQLSPADGSTKTKDAKSSGKLGPGSGWLAAKLRSSKSSHDITGAKPDEAGDTKGVNPVLKIGFLSTDPSKGDSRSSRVVAAEATLTDVVKVGSVQIKVKGFGELSSRLTSVGTVPIEPKGLKVNMQVSIADGHPPNK, encoded by the exons ATGCAAACTGACAGTTTGCCATCTGTAGATAATCCACCTCGCTATGGATATGCACAGACACCTCACAATCAAGACAATCCTTACATGCCTGGATCTGTCGTAGGAATTGATGGCCCATTTGTGGGAAGCCAGCAGTATTTCAGCAGTCCATGCCAGATTCCTGTTTCTTCACCTGCTTATGTTCCGGTCCTTGTTCACCCTACTTCATATTTTGTGCCTGGTAGGTCTGCAGACCCTTTGTTATTCAGCACTGGTGCATCAATTGCTAGCAGACCTGTTAATGCCGGCGCAAAATCTTCACCTCTGCAAGCATCTATCAGTGCAGCTGTCTCTTCTCAAACAGCTGCCTCAGGGAGTCTAGCACCAGCATCTGAGCCTTACCAGCTGTCGCATTGGAATCGAACAACAAAGAAACCATTGGAAGGGCCACAACTTAATATACCACAAAGTAATCAGCCTTTATGGCAGGACTCCATGATGCGCGGTATTGCCTGTACTACAAATCAG GGTGGTCCTTCTTCTGGTTTGATGCAAGGAACAGATCGCTTCTCACATGGAGTTGCTCTTGTTACTGGTCCCATCAAAGTTACTGCATCTAATGACTTCACAAATGCTGGACCCACTGTTCGTGGATGTGCCTCTGTGGATACATATGGACCAAGGTTCCATTTTAATGGGGTTGCAAACTATGAAAGTGGAAGCCCAAATGTATCGGTTGAGCAAAATAAGGGTCCTAGGATAAACAGGTCAAAAGGTCAGTGGATGTCAGCCGGTTCTGATGGAGCTGAACCAAGTAAAGTAAGTAGCAGTACTGCACAAGGAAACATCATGATTAATGCTGACCAATATAATAGGAATGACTTCACAGTTGATCCTCCCGATGCCAAGTTTTTTGTCATAAAATCTTATAGTGAAGATGACGTGCACAAGAGCATCAAGTATAATGTGTGGTCAAGCACTCCTAATGGAAACAAGAGGTTGGATGGTGCATATGAAGATGCACAGAGAATATCTGTCGGAAAGCCAGGAAAATGTCctgtctttctcttcttttct GTTAATGCAAGTGGACAGTTTTGTGGTGTTGCTGAGATGATTGGACCTGTTGATTTCAAGAGGGACATGGATTTCTGGCAGCAAGATAAGTGGTCTGGGAGCCTGCCTGTGAGATGGCACATCATAAAGGATGTGCCAAACACTAGCTTTCGTCACATTCTTCTAGAGAACAATGAAAACAAGCCTGTAACTAATAGCAGAGATACCCAGGAG GTACCATATAACTCAGGCATGAATATGCTAAATATATTTAATAGTAGCCCTCTAAAGATGTCGATACTTGATGACTTTATGTTTTATGAGGAGCAACAGAAGGTGATGCATGAGAAAAAACACAGGCATCTTGGAAGAAGCTTCAGTGGTTCTCCTTATGTGCCTCTATTTGTTCCTGCAAGCAAAGCAGCTGGTACGGGTGAGCACTTCCTGAAAGCAGGTGAAAAGCAATCAGTTACAGATCAGTCTTCAAAAGTAGTCGATGAAGACCCTGGCAGCGCAGCTGGTCAGCCTTCAACAGCTAATGAGAGACAAACTGATGGTGTAGTTAATCGTCCTCCAAATGGAAAACAGCTAGGTATTGGAATCGATCAGCTTCGTCAAGCAGTTGGAAAACAGTCTTCGAAAGCCAATGGAAGATGTCTGAGCGATGCCTCCAATCAACATCTGGAGGCAGGCAGAACACAACCATGCAGTGCTGTTGGTCAGCcttcaaaatctgatgaagaacgATTGAATACTACTGATGATCAACATGCGAATGTAGATGGAAGGCAATTAAGTGTTGCAGCTGATCAACCTCCAAAAGCTGATAGAAGAAAGAAAAGCTGTACAGTTCGTCTGCCTCCCAAGGAAGATGCGGCAAGGAGAGAAGTTGATCAGCTTTCACCAGCAGATGGTTCTACAAAGACCAAGGATGCTAAGAGTTCAGGTAAGTTAGGTCCTGGTAGCGGATGGTTAGCAGCAAAGCTGCGTTCCTCCAAATCATCTCATGACATCACCGGTGCTAAGCCTGATGAAGCAGGAGATACAAAGGGTGTGAATCCTGTATTGAAGATTGGGTTCCTCTCTACTGATCCAAGTAAAGGTGATTCTAGAAGCTCTAGGGTGGTGGCAGCCGAGGCCACTCTAACCGATGTCGTCAAAGTTGGTTCAGTGCAAATCAAGGTGAAGGGTTTTGGTGAATTGTCGTCCAGGCTTACAAGCGTAGGGACTGTTCCTATTGAACCTAAAGGACTAAAAGTTAATATGCAGGTATCCATAGCTGACGGTCATCCGCCAAACAAATGA